The Streptomyces sp. NBC_00224 genome contains the following window.
GGTCCATCCTTCCGACTTGCAGTGCCGCGCCTGTATCGGAGTACGTCATGCCGTCCCATCTGTTCGCGGACCGTCCCAGCCCGCAACCGCCGGAGCGGGAGACGGTCGACGCACTGATCACACAGACCCGTCGGCTGCGCGGCGGAGTGGACGCCGTACGGCGGGACGCGCTCGTGGACGACGACGACCCGCACGGCCGCTGGCAGCGCGCCCTGTGCGATCTGGCGGTCCATCACCTCGACGACCTCGGCACACACCTGGACCAGCTGAAGGAGGGCCTCCTCCCCGAGCCCGCCCCGGAGGAGACCGGCGAAGAGGAGCCGCAGCCCGAGTTCGCGCTCGACCCGCTGCCCGGATCCCTGCTCAGCCGGGTCGGCAGCGCCGAGTGGAACCTGCTCACGGACGCGGTGGACTGGTCCGAGGAGCTCTTCCAGATATTCGGACGGGCGCCCGAGAGCGGAGCGATGTCGCTCGACGAACTGCCTTCGATGGTGTTCGCCGACGACCAGGCGCTGCTCACGGCCATGGTGACGGACTGTCTGGTCGACGGGAAGCCGATCGACGGCGAGTTCCGCATCGTCCGGACCGACGGGCGGGTGCGGACGCTGCACATGATGGGCGAGCCCGTGCTCGACGCCGACGGCTGCACCGCGTCGATGTGGGCCGTGCTGCGCGACGTCAGCGAGCTGCGCCGCAGCCAGCGCGCCGTCCGGGAGTCGCGCGACTCGCTGCGGCGCGAGCAGCACATCGCCCAGACCGAACACCGGCTCGCGGTCGAGCTGCAGGAGGCCGTACTGCCGCCGTGGCGCGGCTCGCTGCGGCTGCCCCAGGGCAACCCGGCGGCGCTCGACGTGGCGGCGCACTATCTGCCGTCGGCCACCAGCGCGCTCATCGGCGGCGACTGGTACGACGCGCTGGAACTGCCCGACGGCAGGTCTTTACTGACCGTCGGAGACCTCACCGGCCACGGCGTCACCGCCACCGGTGCCATGGCCATGCTGCTCGGCGCACTGCGCGGCATGGCCGTCGCCGGCATTCGCCCCGGCGACCTGATGGGCCACCTCAACCAGTTGCTCGACCACTCGGTCCAGCCCGCGCTCGGCAGCGCGGTCTGCTGCCAGTACGACCCGGCCACCCGCGTCCTCTCCTGGGCGCAAGCAGGACACCCCGCCCCACTGCTGTTCCGCGGCGGGACGGGGTGCGCCCTGACGTCGCCGGACGGGGTGCTGCTCGGAGCGACGTCAGGAGCCGGGTACGGACAGGCCGAGGTGCAGCTGGTCCCCGGCGATCTGCTGGTCCTGCACACCGACGGGCTGACCCGGCGGGGCACCTCCAATGAGCCGGGGTGCCGCAGGCTGCTGGAGCTCGCCGCCCGCCTCGAAACGGTCCGTACGGCCCAGGACGGGGTGCGTACGGTGGTCGAGGAGTTCGGCGAGACGGACCGCGAGGACGACGCGTGCGTGCTGGTGGCACGCATCGGGTCGTGAACTCCCCGGCGGCAGGGATCGGTTGACGGCGGTACGGATCGATTGAGCGGAATGGGACGGTGAGCGGGTCCGGTTGACCGGGCCCGCTACAGGTCCATGCTCCTGCCCCGGCGCGTCGGGGCCTTCGGCAGGGCCAGCTGGATCTCCTCGCGGAGGTCCTGGATCTTCTGGTACCCGGAGTACTGCCCGGTCAGCCGGTACATCTCGCGCAACCGGTCCCAGGTGCGGTGGGAGGAGGTCTCCCCCATCGACACCAGGGCCAGCCGGGCGTAGCGGTCCGCCTGTTCGGGGTCGTCGGCGATGAAGCAGGCCGAGGCGAGCGAGATGTAGTCGAAGATCTTCGAGCGCTGGCGCCCGTTGACCCGCAGTTCGAGCGCCTGTTTCGCATGGCGGGCCGCGATGCCCGCCGCGCTCGCGTCGTGCTCGGCGAACGTACGGAACGCCAGGGCCTGCATGCCGTGGAGGTCCGCCTCGTCGAACATCTGCATCCAGCTCGGCGGGGGCACGTCGCCCCGGTCCGAGACGAAGAGCTCCTCGGCCTCGCCGAGGGTGCGCCGCATCGCCTGGCCCTGCCCCATCGACGCCTGCGCCCAGGCCTCGATGGTGTGCAGCATGGCCCGCGTGCGCGGCAGGGTCTCCTCGCCGGAACCGGACTTGGCGAGCTTCATGAGGTCGAGCGCTTCGTCGGGACGGCCCAGATGGACCATCTGCCGGGCGGCGCGGGAGAGTGCTTCGCCGGCGCGCGGGCGGTCGCCGCCCTCGCGGGCCGCGTGCGCGGCGATGACGAAGTACTTCTGGGCGGTCGGTTCGAGGCCGATGTCGTGGGACATCCAACCGGCCAGGACGGCCAGGTTGGCGGCGACGCCCCACAGGCGCCGCTGGAGATGGTCGGGGTGACGGTAGGCGAGCATGCCGCCCACCTCGTTGAGCTGGCCCACCACGGCCTTGCGCTGAAGCCCGCCGCCCCGGGACGCGTCCCAGGCACGGAAGACCTCGACCGAGCGCTCCAGCGCCCCGATCTCCTGCGACCCGATGGGGGCGGCCTCATAGCGGTCGTACCCGGCGGGGTCGGCGTAGAGGGGATCGTCGAGGTGGGGGGCGTCGGCCGAGAGTGCGGGGTCGGTGTGCAGCCAGTCGTGCATGGCGCTGCTGAGTGCGGAGCCTGCGGCGAGCGCGGCGCCCGCGCCCACCAGACCGCGTCGGTTGAGCATGAGGTCCATTCCCGTGAATTCGGTGAGGACCGCCGCCGTCCGTTCAGGCGCCCACGGTAGGCCGTCGGGATTCTGCTTGGGTCCGACGTCCCGCCGCTTTCCGGCGCGCCCTTGCCGGTCGAAACCGAGGTCCTCGATGGTCACGACACGGCCGAGCCGCTCGGTGAACAGAGCCGCCAGCACCCTCGGCACCGGATCGCGCGGGGACTCCCCCATGTCGATCCAACGCCGCACCCGCGAGGTGTCGGTGGCCAGCTGGGGGTGGCCCATTGCCGCCGCCTGCCGGTTCACCAGCCTCGCGAGTTCGCCCTTGGACCAGCCGGCGAGGCCGAAGAGGTCGTTCAGGCGAGTGTTGGGTTGTCCGTTCACTTCAAGCCCCCAGGTTCTCGGCTGAGTTGACAGTAACCCCCTGTCAGATGCGGTGGGAGCATTCGCCACGGTTCGCCAGGGTGCGCCAGATGGTGTGCCACCCGCAGTCGGGTGTCAGGTAAGAAGGCGCCACCCCGCCCCGGCAGGCGGACCCCATTCCCCAGGGTGGGATCAGGGCCACCGGGCCGGGCTGGCCAGCAACTCGTCGGCGCACGAAGGGATCTGTTTCGCCCATGTACACAGCATCGTCCTCCGTGTCAGCCCCGCCCCGGCCGCACCGTCACCTGGTGGCGGGCGGCGGACCGTACCTCGACCCCTCGCACGCCGCTCCGGCGGCGCTGGGCGCCGGCCGGACCGCGCGCCGGCCCGGGGCGGGCGTCCAACCGCCCAGCGGCAGGATCGACTTGTCCGGGCCGCAGGGCGCACAGCTGCGGATGGCCATCGCGTCGGTGCACCGCATCTGTCCCGAGTTCAACCCGGTGCAGGTGCTGCGGCGCAGCGGCCGGTCCGTGCTGCTCGTCGGATCCACCGGGCGCGCCACGGCGGTCGCCAAGTGCCTCCTGGACCACTCGCCCGTCTGGGCCGAGCGGTTCAGGCACGAAATAGCGGTCTACCGCGCGTTCGTCCGGCACCGCCCACCGGTGCGGGTGCCGCGGCTGATCGCCGCGGACCCCGACAACTGCACCCTGGTGATCGAGCGGATGCCCGGCCGTGCGGCGGCCCTGTCCCGGCACCCGGTCGAGGCTCCGCCCCGGGCCGACGTCCGGGCGGCCCTCGGGGCGATCAGCCGGGTCAACGCCTGGCGGCCGCCGGCCGAGATGTTCACCCGGCCGCTGGAGTACGCGCCGCGGATCACCCGCTACCACGAGCTGGGGCTCTTCACCGACCGGGATCTCAGCGACCTCCAGAAGCTGCTGCACGGTCTGGCCCACTCGGGCCGCCCGGTCGCGTGGCAGTTCTCGCACGGCGAGGCGCTGCTGACGAACATCCTGTTGTCGCCCGCGGGTCCGGTGCTGGTCGACTGGGAGCACGCTGGCTGGTACCTGCCGGGGTACGACCTGGCGACGCTGTGGGCGGTGCTCGGGGACGCCCCGGTGGCCCGGCGGCAGATCAGCCAGGCGGCACAGGCGGCCGGCCCGGCCGCGCGGGACGCCTTCCTGGTGAACCTGATGCTCGTACTGACGCGGGAGATCCGGACGTACGAGACGGCCGTGCAGCGCACCATGCGCGAGTCGGCGCCCTCGGGCGCGGGCTCGTCGCAGCAGCCGGGTGTGCCCTCGGCCGGGGAGCAGCAGAGGCTGCTGCTGCGCAGACTGCACGACGACTGCGCGCTGGCGCGTCGGGCCGTGCGTGCGGCGGTCGGGACCCGCTGACCGCCGTGTGAGGGGCCCGTTCCGGCTACCTGCTCCGCCGGACGGGCCCCGGGGAAAGGTGCGCGCCGCGCGCCCGGTGCCGACACACCGGACGCGCGGCGCGCCGCCGTGTGCGCGCGCCGCGCTCAGCGCACCCGTACGACGTCGACGTCGGCGGCCCGCACCACGGCGATGCGGTGGCCGATCTGCACGGTGACGTACTTCGCCGTGCCGGGGAAGTACGTGTGGTCGTACGGGAGGGACGAGTCGATCGTCGGCGCGTAGAAGTAGCCGGTGGGCGCCTCGCCGCCGCCGGGGTAGGACTGGCCCGCCTTGATGGTGTACGCGAGCGGGGTGCCGACGCGCGGAGCGGTGAAGTCGGCCGGGTAGTCGGCCTTCTCGGGGTAGGCGACGCCGTACACCGCCACCTCCGTCAGGCCCGCCCTCGGCCGTACGACGTAGCCGGCGGTCGGTGTGGTCGTGCGGGTGTGCTCGGGCGTCTGGAGCCAGGCCTTCTGGCCGTACCACCAGATCGCCGTCCAGCCCGGCCTGCGCTCGGCCACGACGGCCTGCTGGGTGGCGCTGATCTTGCTGCCCCAGTCGTTGGCGCAGTTGGTGCCCGCCTCGCCGGGCGCGTGCAGGCCGGGGTCCGCGAACAGCGGGGCCGTGGCGGAGGGTTCGGTGTGCAGCGGGACGGCGCTGCTGCCCTGGACGGGCAGGTCGGCGTTCTTCTCGCAGTCGCGGAACACCTGCTGATTGGAGCCGAACCCGGGGCTGATGGTGACCAGTTGACTGCTCGGCCGCGCGGTGGGGCGGGTGGGTGCGCCGAGCACGGCCATGAAGCGGTTCCAGTCCCAGTACGGGCCCGGGTCCCAGTGCATGTTCTTGGTGCCCCCGGCCGTCGTCGGCGGCACGTTCTCGTGGCCGATGATGTGCTGGCGGTCCAGGGGAATGTCGTACTTGGCGGCGAGGTGGCGCACCAGGGCGGCCGTGGAGCGGTACATCTCGGGCGTGTACCACTTGGCGCCCTCGACGGCGACGCCCTCCTGCTCGATGCCGATGGAGTGCGTGTTGACGTACCAGTTCCCGGCCTGCCAGGCCACGTCCTTGGTCTTCACCATCTGCGCCACATGGCCGTCCGAGGAGCGCACGACGTAGTGGGCGGAGACGGCTCTCTTGGGATCCTGGAAGATCCGGATCGTACCGGCGTAGTCCTCTTCCGTGTCGTGAAGCACGATGTACTTGATCCGGTTGGTGGACGGCCGGTCGGAGATGTCGTAGTTCCCGTACGCCTGTTTGTTGGCCGGATCGCCGTTCTGCTGGTAGGCCGCCGGGATCCAGTCGCACTTGAGCACGCGCGGGCACTCGGTGGCGTGGTCCTGGGCCGCGCCGGCCGGGGACACGGGGGCGAGCAGGGTGAGGCCGAAGGCCCCGGTGGCGGTCAGCGCGAGTGCGAGCCTGGTCCTCTGATGGGGTGCCATGACAACCCTTCCTGCCGGGAGTTCACCTCGGGTGCGGTGCGCGCACACTGTGTGACCCCGGGTGAGGGCGCGTCAAGAGCGCCGCCAGAAGGGTGAGTTGTATCAGTGGATCAGACCAGTGGCAGGCCGGTGACGCCGTCAGCCCTGCTGGAAGAGCTCCGCGGGCAGCGGCTTCAGGAGCGCGTACAGGTCGTCGGTGATCGGCCGGTCCCAGCTGGCGATGGTGACCAGCACCTTGTCGCTGCGGTCGAACTGCACACAGGAGACCCGGCTCTCGGAGAGCTTGAGGCGCCGCACGATCAGCAGGTTGTCGCCCTGCATCACGGGGATGTCCTCGGCGCCGACGACCTCGACGGGCTCGTCGTTCTCCAGCGCCAGCAGGAGCTGGGAGACCTCGAACGGCACCTGGCCCTCGTCGAGCTCCCGGGCCGGGGAGCCCTCGGGCAGATTACCGATGACCATCGCGGGGCCGCGGCCGCCGAACAGGTCGTAGCGCAGGAAGACGCCCTGGCAGCTTCCGTCGGGCGCGGGCAGCAGCCCGGCACCGAGGTTTCCGGGCCAGTCGCCCGGGTCCATGGCCAGGACATCGAAGTCCGGGCCCGCGGGAGTGGCGGAGCTGCGGCGGCGGAGGAACGACATGCCGCCCATGGTACGTGGCCGGGGCACCCCGACGGGCCCCGGCCCACGTCCGGCGGTTCAGTGCAGCGGCGTGCCCGGCACCGGGCGGCCCTCGGTGTGCCGCAGGAGCTCCGGCAGCCCAGCCCGGTCGGTGCCGATCTTGCGGAAGACGCCCGAGAGCAGCAGCTCGACGGCCCGCTCCCGGATGCCCAGCTCCTCGGCGATACGGGTGTTCTCCCAGCCCCGCGCCGCCCGGTCGGCCGCCGTCTTCTCCTGTGCGGTGAGCGAGTCCGTGCCCACCGCACGCAGCCGCAGCGGGCGCAGCCCCGACGCGGCCAGCTCGTCGCGCGCCCGGGCCGCCAGTGCGTCGGCGCCGCAGCCCACCGCGTTCTCCATGCCCCGGATGAGCAGCTCCGAGGCGTCCTGGGGCAGCCCGGCCCGGCTGAGCGCCGTGCCGTGGTCGACCAGCGCGCACGCCAGCTCGTACGCGGACGGCGAGCGCTCCAGGTGCTGCACCGCCTCCGCGAGGAGCTTGAGGCTCTTCGCACCGGTGGCCACCTTGGCGGCGGCGTGCAGAGCCCGGCCGATGGCGCCCGCCGTGCCGAACCGGCGGGCCAGCTCGACTCCCTCGTCGGCCACCTTCTGGGCCTCCGCCGGGTCCGCCTGGGCCAGCGCCTCGGCGAGCAGCGGCCGCCAGGGGCACCACGCCGGGTTGCGCATGCCCCTGCGGTCCAGGCGCCGGCCGACGGCGCGCAGCCGCTGCTCGGCGTCGCTGCGCAGACCCCGGGCGAGCAGCAGCTCGCTGTAGACGGTCTCGGAGTCGGGGTAGACGACGGCGTTGGGGACGACCTGGCCGTAGTTGTACCGGTCGGACAGGTCCTGCGCCTCGTCCACCCGGCCTCGGGCCAGCAGGATCTCGATCAGGATGCCGAGGGCGAACCACTGGGCCGGGATGCGCTGGCCGACCCGGTCGGCGATCCGCAGCCCGCCGTGGACCAGGTCCTCGGCCTCGGCGAGGCGGCCGCGGCAGAACCGGATGTAGCCGAGCAGGGTGAGGCCGAACGAGAGGTGGGCGCCGCGCCAGCCGCGGTTCTCGCACTCCGAGATGCCCTTGCTGAACAGCTCGTCCGCGCGGCCCGGCTGGTCGCAGTACATGAAGGTGAGCGCGACCATGACGGGGACCTCGAAGCCCCATTCCTCGTCGGTCCAGGAGAGCCCGTCGCCCAGTGCCTCCTCCGCGTAGGCGAGCGCGACGGCGGCGGGCTCGCCGCGGACCATGGCGTCCCAGGCGCGCAGGCCGAGGATGTAGCGCTCGGCCATGCCCCGGGTGGTGAGGTGGTCGGAGAGTCGGGCGAGCCTGCGCGAGCGGGCGGCCGAGTCCTCCTCGTCGGCCCGGAACGCGTTCCACTTGAAGCCCTCGGCCTGCATGCGCAGCCGGGTGCGGGGGTTGGTGGAGCTCCTGCCCTCGACGGCGACCAGCTCGGCGGCCTCGCCCATCCGGTCGGTGTGCGCCAGCGCCTGGGCGAGCCGGTAGGTGATCGCCTCGCGCAGGGCGGGTTCGAGCTCCGGCTCCTCCAGGGCTGCCTGGAGGTGGTTGACCGTGGTGGCCGGTTCGTTCAGGAGCGCCGAGCAGCCGAGCTCGAACAGCACCTCCGCCCGCTCCTCAAGGGCAGGCGGCTCGCGCAGGGCCCGGGCCAGACAGCGCCGGGCGGCCTCGGGAGCACCGGCCCGCATGCACTCGCGCGCGGCGGCCCTGAGCTGCTGCACCGCCCAGCGGTCGTCCTCGGGATGCATTTCCAGGAGGTGGCGGGCGGCGACGGTGGGGCCGAGGCCCGCCTCGGTGACGCAGACCGCGGCCTGGCCGTGCATCGCCACCCGCATCGCGGGCGGAATGGCGCGGTAGACCGCCGTACCGACCAGTGGGTGGAAGAAGTCCAGCCGGTCGGGGTCGCCCGCGCGGCCTGCCAGGATGCGGGCCTCGCGCAGCCGCTGGATCGCGTCGACCGACTCCTCGGCGCCCAGTCCGCCCACGCTGCTCGCCATGTGCGGGTCGACCGCGGTGCCCAGGATGGCGACGGCCCAGGCCAGCCTGACCGGCGAGGGGCCGAGCCGCTCCAGGCGCTCGACGAGTCCGCTGCCGCGCGCCGAGGAGGCGAGCTCGCGCAGCTCGGCGGCGTTGGCGTAGTGCGGTTTGATGTTCCGCTCACGGATCTTGGCGATCAGCTCGACCGCCTCGAACGGATTGCCTCCCGTCAGCGCCCAGCACTCGCGCGAGAACAGGTCGTCGGCGCCGTTCTGCAGCACGTCGTGGACGAGCCTGCCCACGGCGTGCGGGGAGAGCGGCGCCAGGGTCACCGGCCGGGAGCCGTGCCGCTCGGCGAGCCTGCGGAACTCGCTCGCCTGCACGGGCAGTTCCTCGGGCCGGTAGGCCGCCACGATCAGGATCGGCAGCTCGGCGGCGCGCAGCGCG
Protein-coding sequences here:
- a CDS encoding PP2C family protein-serine/threonine phosphatase, producing MPSHLFADRPSPQPPERETVDALITQTRRLRGGVDAVRRDALVDDDDPHGRWQRALCDLAVHHLDDLGTHLDQLKEGLLPEPAPEETGEEEPQPEFALDPLPGSLLSRVGSAEWNLLTDAVDWSEELFQIFGRAPESGAMSLDELPSMVFADDQALLTAMVTDCLVDGKPIDGEFRIVRTDGRVRTLHMMGEPVLDADGCTASMWAVLRDVSELRRSQRAVRESRDSLRREQHIAQTEHRLAVELQEAVLPPWRGSLRLPQGNPAALDVAAHYLPSATSALIGGDWYDALELPDGRSLLTVGDLTGHGVTATGAMAMLLGALRGMAVAGIRPGDLMGHLNQLLDHSVQPALGSAVCCQYDPATRVLSWAQAGHPAPLLFRGGTGCALTSPDGVLLGATSGAGYGQAEVQLVPGDLLVLHTDGLTRRGTSNEPGCRRLLELAARLETVRTAQDGVRTVVEEFGETDREDDACVLVARIGS
- a CDS encoding aminoglycoside phosphotransferase family protein — its product is MYTASSSVSAPPRPHRHLVAGGGPYLDPSHAAPAALGAGRTARRPGAGVQPPSGRIDLSGPQGAQLRMAIASVHRICPEFNPVQVLRRSGRSVLLVGSTGRATAVAKCLLDHSPVWAERFRHEIAVYRAFVRHRPPVRVPRLIAADPDNCTLVIERMPGRAAALSRHPVEAPPRADVRAALGAISRVNAWRPPAEMFTRPLEYAPRITRYHELGLFTDRDLSDLQKLLHGLAHSGRPVAWQFSHGEALLTNILLSPAGPVLVDWEHAGWYLPGYDLATLWAVLGDAPVARRQISQAAQAAGPAARDAFLVNLMLVLTREIRTYETAVQRTMRESAPSGAGSSQQPGVPSAGEQQRLLLRRLHDDCALARRAVRAAVGTR
- a CDS encoding N-acetylmuramoyl-L-alanine amidase, producing the protein MAPHQRTRLALALTATGAFGLTLLAPVSPAGAAQDHATECPRVLKCDWIPAAYQQNGDPANKQAYGNYDISDRPSTNRIKYIVLHDTEEDYAGTIRIFQDPKRAVSAHYVVRSSDGHVAQMVKTKDVAWQAGNWYVNTHSIGIEQEGVAVEGAKWYTPEMYRSTAALVRHLAAKYDIPLDRQHIIGHENVPPTTAGGTKNMHWDPGPYWDWNRFMAVLGAPTRPTARPSSQLVTISPGFGSNQQVFRDCEKNADLPVQGSSAVPLHTEPSATAPLFADPGLHAPGEAGTNCANDWGSKISATQQAVVAERRPGWTAIWWYGQKAWLQTPEHTRTTTPTAGYVVRPRAGLTEVAVYGVAYPEKADYPADFTAPRVGTPLAYTIKAGQSYPGGGEAPTGYFYAPTIDSSLPYDHTYFPGTAKYVTVQIGHRIAVVRAADVDVVRVR
- a CDS encoding AAA family ATPase, which gives rise to MKGRRTSGARRRLFERENELLLLEGMLDDLCGTGPEGETAASSGGLLAVSGAAGLGKTSLLAEVRREAVARGCTLLTARGGEQENRVAFHVVRQLVQPVLAAAGESEHRRILGTWYDIVAPAVGLVAVPGGSPDPQGVRDGLDWLVTRFAVEHTPVVLIVDDAHWADEESLTWLSSFALRAAELPILIVAAYRPEELPVQASEFRRLAERHGSRPVTLAPLSPHAVGRLVHDVLQNGADDLFSRECWALTGGNPFEAVELIAKIRERNIKPHYANAAELRELASSARGSGLVERLERLGPSPVRLAWAVAILGTAVDPHMASSVGGLGAEESVDAIQRLREARILAGRAGDPDRLDFFHPLVGTAVYRAIPPAMRVAMHGQAAVCVTEAGLGPTVAARHLLEMHPEDDRWAVQQLRAAARECMRAGAPEAARRCLARALREPPALEERAEVLFELGCSALLNEPATTVNHLQAALEEPELEPALREAITYRLAQALAHTDRMGEAAELVAVEGRSSTNPRTRLRMQAEGFKWNAFRADEEDSAARSRRLARLSDHLTTRGMAERYILGLRAWDAMVRGEPAAVALAYAEEALGDGLSWTDEEWGFEVPVMVALTFMYCDQPGRADELFSKGISECENRGWRGAHLSFGLTLLGYIRFCRGRLAEAEDLVHGGLRIADRVGQRIPAQWFALGILIEILLARGRVDEAQDLSDRYNYGQVVPNAVVYPDSETVYSELLLARGLRSDAEQRLRAVGRRLDRRGMRNPAWCPWRPLLAEALAQADPAEAQKVADEGVELARRFGTAGAIGRALHAAAKVATGAKSLKLLAEAVQHLERSPSAYELACALVDHGTALSRAGLPQDASELLIRGMENAVGCGADALAARARDELAASGLRPLRLRAVGTDSLTAQEKTAADRAARGWENTRIAEELGIRERAVELLLSGVFRKIGTDRAGLPELLRHTEGRPVPGTPLH